One genomic region from Halorussus rarus encodes:
- a CDS encoding DNA-directed DNA polymerase II small subunit: MSLETHARIVSELTSRGYNADREAVTLLAGADDPDGALDVVVERAPEDALKLSADHVKAVLSEVDSGDSPASTGREIGESSGTKSGPPGETKGVGDGPADADEVDSTDEDADASRSEESHRDSSRPDASRPDASRPDESVRDPDFDARSLEVAGDVTGESTGTGEYDDFVSVFQDRFKRLSKQLRSRVNARPTSAVSKMPGGGDTAIVGMISDIRSTASGHWLVELEDTSGTYPCLIMKDREFADTVDELLHDEVIAVEGTLSDDNDDGDGILFVDSLYFPDVPRTYQPSTADRHVQAALISDVHVGSQEFMADAWSRFADWLHTEEASAVEYLLIAGDMVEGVGVYPNQDEELDIVDIYEQYDQFSEYLKEVPGDMEILMIPGNHDAVRLAEPQPGFDEELRDIMSAHDARITGNPSTVTVEGVDILMYHGFSLDEVIAELPEEKASYDEPHKAMYQLLKKRHVAPPFGGKTRVAPEEMDYLVMDEVPDVFHTGHVHKLGWGKYHNVLAVNSGCWQAQTAFQKSVNIDPDAGFAPVLDLDTLDMTVRQFS; encoded by the coding sequence GTGTCGCTGGAGACCCACGCCCGCATCGTCAGCGAACTCACCAGCCGCGGGTACAACGCCGACCGCGAGGCGGTGACGCTGCTCGCGGGCGCCGACGACCCGGACGGCGCGCTCGACGTGGTCGTCGAGCGCGCGCCCGAGGACGCGCTGAAGCTCTCGGCCGACCACGTGAAGGCGGTCCTCTCGGAAGTCGACTCCGGTGACTCCCCCGCTTCGACTGGACGGGAAATCGGCGAAAGCTCCGGGACAAAATCGGGGCCTCCAGGAGAAACGAAGGGGGTCGGAGACGGGCCGGCCGACGCCGACGAAGTGGATTCAACGGACGAGGATGCCGACGCCTCGCGATCCGAGGAATCCCACCGCGACTCGTCTCGCCCGGATGCGTCCCGCCCCGACGCGTCCCGACCGGACGAGTCGGTCCGCGACCCCGACTTCGACGCGCGGTCGCTCGAAGTGGCAGGCGACGTCACCGGCGAGAGCACCGGGACCGGCGAGTACGACGACTTCGTCTCGGTGTTCCAGGACCGGTTCAAGCGCCTCTCGAAGCAGTTGCGCTCGCGGGTCAACGCCCGCCCGACCTCGGCCGTCTCGAAGATGCCCGGCGGCGGCGACACCGCCATCGTCGGGATGATAAGCGACATCCGCTCGACCGCGAGCGGCCACTGGCTCGTCGAACTCGAGGACACGAGCGGGACCTATCCCTGTCTCATCATGAAGGACCGGGAGTTCGCCGACACGGTCGACGAACTCCTCCACGACGAGGTGATCGCGGTCGAGGGGACGCTCTCGGACGACAACGACGACGGCGACGGCATCCTGTTCGTGGACTCGCTGTACTTCCCGGACGTCCCCCGGACCTACCAGCCCTCGACCGCCGACCGCCACGTCCAGGCCGCACTCATCAGCGACGTCCACGTCGGCAGCCAGGAGTTCATGGCCGACGCCTGGTCGCGGTTCGCCGACTGGCTCCACACCGAGGAGGCCAGCGCCGTAGAGTACCTTCTCATCGCCGGCGACATGGTCGAAGGCGTCGGCGTCTACCCGAATCAGGACGAGGAGCTCGACATCGTCGACATCTACGAGCAGTACGACCAGTTCTCGGAGTACCTCAAGGAGGTGCCCGGTGACATGGAGATTCTCATGATCCCGGGCAACCACGACGCGGTCCGGCTCGCCGAGCCCCAGCCCGGCTTCGACGAGGAGCTCCGGGACATCATGTCGGCCCACGACGCCCGCATCACGGGCAACCCCTCCACGGTGACGGTCGAGGGCGTGGACATCCTGATGTACCACGGCTTCTCGCTCGACGAGGTCATCGCCGAACTCCCCGAGGAGAAGGCCAGCTACGACGAACCCCACAAGGCGATGTACCAGCTCCTCAAGAAGCGCCACGTCGCGCCCCCGTTCGGCGGCAAGACGAGGGTCGCGCCCGAGGAGATGGACTACCTCGTGATGGACGAGGTCCCGGACGTGTTCCACACCGGCCACGTCCACAAGCTCGGCTGGGGCAAGTACCACAACGTGCTGGCGGTCAACTCGGGCTGCTGGCAGGCCCAGACCGCGTTCCAGAAGTCGGTCAACATCGACCCCGACGCCGGCTTCGCGCCCGTCCTCGACCTCGACACCCTGGACATGACGGTCCGGCAGTTCAGCTAG
- a CDS encoding S26 family signal peptidase, producing the protein MSPSRDEPPSDDDERTSGPPTSSDGRSDESVAGGSGRSPPAPEARTRSDGGGREERTGPLALVRRFRTSENGVVVFVREMLSSAAIVVVIGALLFAVSGVWPPMVAIESGSMEPHMQKGDLVFIMEEGRLAPATAHADTGVVTYQTGEEAGYRKFGSYGDVIVYKPDGKTGRTPIIHRARFWVEEGENWYDEANEQYVSADSCEELVNCPAPNAGFITKGDANNFYDQADWGGGALSDPVRPSWIRGTAEIRIPWLGWVRLQFSGAA; encoded by the coding sequence ATGAGTCCTTCCCGAGACGAACCCCCGTCGGACGACGACGAGCGGACGAGCGGTCCGCCGACCTCGTCGGACGGGCGGTCTGACGAGTCGGTCGCCGGCGGGTCCGGCCGCTCTCCGCCCGCGCCCGAGGCCCGCACGCGGTCCGACGGCGGGGGACGCGAGGAGCGGACCGGCCCGCTCGCGCTGGTCCGGCGGTTCCGCACCAGCGAGAACGGGGTCGTCGTGTTCGTCCGCGAGATGCTGAGCAGCGCCGCCATCGTCGTCGTCATCGGGGCGCTCCTGTTCGCGGTCAGCGGGGTGTGGCCCCCGATGGTCGCCATCGAGAGCGGGAGCATGGAGCCCCACATGCAGAAGGGTGATCTCGTGTTCATCATGGAGGAGGGTCGTCTCGCGCCCGCGACCGCGCACGCGGACACGGGCGTGGTCACGTATCAGACCGGCGAGGAGGCGGGCTACCGGAAGTTCGGGAGCTACGGCGACGTCATCGTCTACAAGCCCGACGGGAAGACGGGCAGAACGCCGATAATCCACCGGGCCCGGTTCTGGGTCGAGGAGGGCGAGAACTGGTACGACGAGGCGAACGAGCAGTACGTCAGCGCCGACAGCTGCGAGGAGCTGGTCAACTGCCCGGCCCCGAACGCCGGGTTCATCACGAAGGGCGACGCCAACAACTTCTACGACCAGGCGGACTGGGGCGGCGGAGCGCTCAGCGACCCGGTCAGGCCGAGCTGGATCCGGGGAACCGCGGAGATTCGCATCCCGTGGCTCGGCTGGGTCCGCCTCCAGTTCTCGGGCGCGGCCTGA
- a CDS encoding aspartate kinase, with amino-acid sequence MRVVAKFGGTSLGSGDRINRAADSVADAVAQGHEIAVVASAMGNTTDELLDEIEFETEDADRAEIVSMGERTSVRMLKAALAARGVEAVFVEPGSERWPVFTDEHGEVDAERTRAAADRLAAELDDVVPVITGFLAEDHEGNVTTLGRGGSDTTAVMLGNYMGADEVVIVTDVEGVMTGDPHVVEGARNVAEISVDELRNLSFRGAEVVAPSALSYKDETLDVRVVHYQHGDLLAGGTDVIGEFENLIDMREEQLACLTVAGRAIRNQPGILQELANALGDSDINVDAVASGMDSVTFYVDETVAERAENILHREVIEEESLSSVTVDDEVAVIRVMGGELPNRPGVIQNLVNPIAEAHINIHDLITSATSVAVFVDWADREETLEIIQEEF; translated from the coding sequence ATGCGAGTAGTGGCGAAGTTCGGCGGCACCAGCCTGGGCAGCGGCGACCGGATCAACCGGGCGGCCGACTCGGTGGCCGACGCCGTGGCCCAGGGCCACGAGATCGCGGTGGTCGCCAGCGCGATGGGTAACACCACCGACGAGCTCCTCGACGAGATCGAGTTCGAGACCGAGGACGCCGACCGGGCCGAGATCGTCAGCATGGGCGAGCGGACCAGCGTCCGGATGCTGAAGGCCGCCCTGGCGGCCCGCGGGGTCGAGGCCGTCTTCGTCGAACCCGGCAGCGAGCGCTGGCCGGTGTTCACCGACGAGCACGGCGAGGTCGACGCCGAGCGGACCCGGGCGGCCGCCGACCGGCTCGCCGCCGAACTCGACGACGTGGTGCCGGTCATCACCGGCTTCCTCGCCGAGGACCACGAGGGGAACGTGACCACGCTCGGACGCGGCGGGTCGGACACCACCGCGGTGATGCTGGGCAACTACATGGGCGCCGACGAGGTGGTCATCGTGACCGACGTCGAGGGCGTCATGACCGGCGACCCCCACGTCGTGGAGGGCGCGCGCAACGTCGCCGAGATCTCGGTCGACGAGCTCCGGAATCTCTCGTTCCGGGGCGCGGAGGTGGTCGCGCCCAGCGCGCTCTCGTACAAGGACGAGACCCTCGACGTCCGCGTGGTCCACTACCAGCACGGCGACCTGCTGGCCGGCGGTACCGACGTCATCGGCGAGTTCGAGAACCTCATCGACATGCGCGAGGAGCAACTCGCCTGCCTCACGGTCGCGGGCCGGGCCATCCGGAACCAGCCCGGCATCCTCCAGGAGCTGGCGAACGCGCTGGGCGACAGCGACATCAACGTCGACGCGGTCGCCAGCGGGATGGACTCGGTCACGTTCTACGTCGACGAGACGGTGGCCGAGCGCGCCGAGAACATCCTCCACCGCGAGGTCATCGAGGAGGAGTCGCTGTCGAGCGTCACGGTCGACGACGAGGTGGCCGTCATCCGCGTGATGGGCGGCGAGCTCCCCAACCGGCCGGGCGTCATCCAGAACCTCGTCAACCCCATCGCGGAGGCGCACATCAACATCCACGACCTCATCACCAGCGCGACCAGCGTCGCGGTCTTCGTCGACTGGGCCGACCGCGAGGAGACCCTCGAGATCATTCAAGAAGAGTTCTGA
- a CDS encoding Cdc6/Cdc18 family protein, producing the protein MTDENAQPTDDAVDVSPDRSFDNVDLDDVVFDDEEDDDQGLFDDLLSGEPIFENKEVLRPSYTPHELPHRKDQINNMATILVAALRGETPSNILIYGKTGTGKTASAKFVSKELESTSQKYDVPCNVEYINCEVTDTQYRVLAQLANKFIENNQEFVDDRIDELATLREAASGDPSRLADTGFDSAEAVDDRIDELEDDREEMESVPMTGWPTDRVYNTFFEAVDYEERVVVIMLDEIDKLVEKSGDDTLYNLSRMNSELENSRVSIIGISNDLKFTDFLDPRVKSSLGEEEIVFPPYDANQLRDILQHRAEVAFKADALSDDVIPLCAAFAAQEHGDARRALDLLRTAGELAERDQAEGVNEKHVRKAQEKIELDRVVEVVRTLPTQSKLVLFSIISLEKNGVHNVNTGEVYNIYKRLCEEIDADVLTQRRVTDLISELDMLGIVNAVVVSKGRYGRTKEISLSVPIDETEAVLMSDSRLGDIESVQPFVQARFDN; encoded by the coding sequence ATGACCGACGAAAACGCACAACCGACGGACGACGCGGTCGACGTCAGCCCCGACCGTAGCTTCGACAACGTCGATCTCGACGACGTCGTCTTCGACGACGAGGAGGACGACGACCAGGGGCTCTTCGACGACCTGCTTTCTGGCGAACCGATCTTCGAGAACAAGGAGGTGCTCCGGCCGTCGTACACGCCCCACGAGCTTCCCCACCGGAAGGACCAGATCAACAACATGGCGACGATCCTGGTCGCCGCGCTCCGGGGCGAGACGCCGTCGAACATCCTCATCTACGGCAAGACCGGGACCGGCAAGACCGCGAGCGCGAAGTTCGTCAGCAAGGAACTCGAGAGCACGTCCCAGAAGTACGACGTCCCCTGCAACGTCGAGTACATCAACTGCGAGGTGACCGACACCCAGTACCGCGTGCTCGCGCAGCTCGCCAACAAGTTCATCGAGAACAACCAGGAGTTCGTCGACGACCGGATCGACGAGCTCGCGACGCTCCGCGAGGCCGCCTCCGGCGACCCCTCCCGCCTGGCCGACACCGGGTTCGACTCGGCCGAGGCCGTCGACGACCGCATCGACGAACTGGAGGACGACCGCGAGGAGATGGAGTCGGTCCCCATGACCGGGTGGCCGACCGACCGCGTCTACAACACGTTCTTCGAGGCGGTCGACTACGAGGAGCGCGTGGTCGTCATCATGCTCGACGAGATCGACAAGCTGGTCGAGAAGTCCGGCGACGACACCCTCTACAACCTCTCGCGGATGAACTCCGAGCTCGAGAACTCGCGGGTCTCCATCATCGGCATCTCGAACGACCTCAAGTTCACCGACTTCCTCGACCCCCGGGTGAAGTCGAGCCTCGGCGAGGAGGAGATCGTCTTCCCGCCGTACGACGCCAACCAGCTCCGGGACATCCTCCAGCACCGCGCGGAGGTCGCGTTCAAGGCCGACGCTCTCTCCGACGACGTGATACCGCTCTGCGCCGCGTTCGCCGCCCAGGAGCACGGCGACGCCCGGCGCGCGCTCGACCTGCTGCGGACCGCCGGCGAACTCGCCGAACGCGACCAGGCCGAGGGGGTCAACGAGAAGCACGTCCGGAAGGCCCAGGAGAAGATCGAACTCGACCGCGTGGTCGAGGTGGTCCGGACCCTCCCGACCCAGTCGAAGCTCGTGCTGTTCTCGATCATCTCGCTCGAGAAGAACGGCGTCCACAACGTCAACACCGGCGAGGTGTACAACATCTACAAGCGCCTCTGCGAGGAGATCGACGCCGACGTGCTCACCCAGCGCCGCGTCACCGACCTCATCAGCGAGCTCGACATGCTCGGCATCGTCAACGCGGTGGTCGTCAGCAAGGGCCGGTACGGCCGGACCAAGGAGATCAGCCTCTCGGTCCCCATCGACGAGACCGAGGCGGTGCTGATGTCCGACTCCCGGCTCGGCGACATCGAGAGCGTCCAGCCGTTCGTGCAGGCCCGGTTCGACAACTGA
- a CDS encoding DUF2073 domain-containing protein, with the protein MPEVTENGPNDGVQIDLIGADRMAEMASMEKIRMILDGVRDGNIVILETGLSPDEESKLIEVTMTEISPDEFNGIEIETYPRSETADQSFLDRLMGKESTQKLTVIGPANQIETLHKDENLISALVSRK; encoded by the coding sequence ATGCCTGAAGTAACAGAGAACGGCCCGAACGACGGCGTCCAGATCGACCTCATCGGGGCCGACCGGATGGCCGAGATGGCCTCGATGGAGAAGATCCGGATGATACTCGACGGCGTGCGCGACGGCAACATCGTCATCCTCGAGACCGGGCTCTCGCCCGACGAGGAGAGCAAACTCATCGAGGTGACGATGACCGAGATCAGCCCCGACGAGTTCAACGGCATCGAGATCGAGACCTACCCCCGGTCGGAGACCGCCGACCAGAGCTTCCTCGACCGGCTGATGGGCAAGGAGTCGACCCAGAAGCTCACCGTCATCGGCCCGGCTAACCAGATCGAGACGCTCCACAAGGACGAGAACCTCATCAGCGCCCTCGTGTCACGCAAATAA
- a CDS encoding RAD55 family ATPase has product MDGTDDPRHAPPDAPDDSSADGTAPNVADPGDGDRCDYCRLPIPTDPVALQRDGIEYECCTEACRSALAERERVCTEYHGFRRVRTGVAGLDDFLPQGLPRNSFVLLSNDEGARDDALRAELVWRALERGEPATVVTFTEPPVSVVESFLSLDWNVLPYLESGQLHVMDCFTYRMDDPDRERMFERMDEWNLHVYGITKSVTQTVRDPSDVSELHNKLDNCLEALGMSDRGIVVVDSLTEFGSLVQPVRAYNFVKDVRADVCKGRFVPVFAGASFTGASEEVRFPHDLGYAVDGIVDMQVNDSIVTDTLIKRVRIRKMNGVLAIPEWVAYEFTAGQGLVTFDPIAEMDEAGRADEGEGGGTDGGTGPGEDDETGGTTGTDERGESRVETER; this is encoded by the coding sequence ATGGATGGCACGGACGACCCCCGTCACGCACCTCCCGACGCCCCGGACGACTCGTCGGCCGACGGAACCGCCCCGAACGTAGCGGACCCCGGCGACGGCGACCGCTGCGACTACTGCCGGCTCCCGATTCCGACCGACCCGGTGGCACTGCAGCGGGACGGGATCGAGTACGAGTGCTGCACCGAGGCCTGCCGGTCGGCGCTGGCCGAGCGCGAGCGGGTCTGCACCGAGTACCACGGCTTCCGGCGGGTCCGGACCGGCGTCGCGGGCCTCGACGACTTCCTCCCGCAGGGGCTGCCCCGCAACTCGTTCGTCCTGCTGTCCAACGACGAGGGCGCGCGCGACGACGCGCTCCGGGCCGAACTCGTCTGGCGGGCGCTGGAGCGGGGCGAACCCGCCACCGTCGTCACCTTCACCGAACCGCCCGTCTCGGTGGTCGAGAGCTTCCTCTCGCTCGACTGGAACGTGCTGCCGTACCTGGAGTCCGGCCAGTTGCACGTGATGGACTGCTTCACCTACCGGATGGACGACCCGGACCGCGAGCGCATGTTCGAGCGCATGGACGAGTGGAACCTCCACGTCTACGGCATCACGAAGTCGGTGACCCAGACCGTCCGGGACCCCAGCGACGTCTCGGAGCTCCACAACAAGCTCGACAACTGCCTCGAGGCGCTGGGGATGAGCGACCGGGGCATCGTGGTCGTCGACTCGCTGACGGAGTTCGGCAGCCTGGTCCAGCCGGTCCGGGCGTACAACTTCGTCAAGGACGTCCGGGCCGACGTCTGCAAGGGCCGGTTCGTCCCCGTCTTCGCGGGCGCGAGCTTCACCGGCGCCAGCGAGGAGGTGCGGTTCCCCCACGACCTCGGCTACGCGGTCGACGGCATCGTCGACATGCAGGTCAACGACTCCATCGTGACGGACACGCTCATCAAGCGCGTCCGCATCCGGAAGATGAACGGCGTCCTCGCCATCCCCGAGTGGGTCGCCTACGAGTTCACCGCCGGCCAGGGGCTGGTCACGTTCGACCCGATCGCCGAGATGGACGAGGCCGGCCGGGCCGACGAGGGGGAGGGAGGGGGAACGGACGGCGGAACGGGGCCGGGAGAGGACGACGAGACCGGCGGGACCACGGGGACGGACGAGCGCGGCGAATCCCGTGTCGAGACCGAGCGGTAG
- a CDS encoding Zn-ribbon domain-containing protein, whose amino-acid sequence MPHQCTNCGRSFQDGSKEMLSGCPDCGGNKFQFQPAGAAGGDAGGAGAATTAATAPKKRPEPAEPSVDDGPETGADDRGGAVNRAAATVRDWVRTRDDSDSTNGTGSSDAGNDGSSGRTPWPGERDGPDAEDATATGSTRTAGASADDAAPDSTGNAGSSAEGTAPSAEDTAQASARRDVVSRSELPDEPAADAPNATSETDQAGANVVDTPDDSSPGLKELREELNSQFESIRIVEPGQYELNLMELYEREEYIISLKEDGKYVIEVPDAWDATDR is encoded by the coding sequence ATGCCTCACCAGTGCACCAACTGCGGCCGGTCGTTCCAGGACGGTTCGAAGGAGATGCTCTCGGGCTGTCCGGACTGCGGCGGCAACAAGTTCCAGTTCCAACCGGCCGGCGCCGCAGGTGGCGACGCTGGTGGCGCCGGCGCGGCGACGACGGCCGCGACCGCACCGAAGAAGCGACCCGAACCCGCCGAGCCCTCCGTCGACGACGGACCCGAAACGGGGGCCGACGACCGGGGCGGCGCCGTCAACCGGGCGGCCGCGACGGTCCGCGACTGGGTGCGCACGCGGGACGACAGCGATTCGACGAACGGCACCGGGTCGTCCGACGCGGGGAACGACGGCTCGTCGGGCCGGACCCCGTGGCCCGGCGAGCGCGACGGCCCGGACGCGGAGGACGCGACCGCCACCGGTTCCACCCGAACCGCCGGGGCGTCTGCCGACGACGCGGCCCCTGACTCGACCGGAAACGCCGGCTCGTCGGCCGAGGGCACCGCCCCGTCCGCCGAAGACACGGCCCAGGCGAGCGCGCGCCGCGACGTGGTGAGCCGGTCGGAGCTCCCCGACGAACCGGCGGCCGACGCCCCGAACGCGACGTCGGAGACCGACCAGGCAGGGGCCAACGTGGTCGACACGCCCGACGACAGCAGCCCCGGACTGAAGGAGCTCCGCGAGGAGCTCAACAGCCAGTTCGAGAGCATCCGCATCGTCGAACCCGGCCAGTACGAGCTCAACCTGATGGAGCTGTACGAGCGCGAGGAGTACATCATCTCGCTGAAGGAGGACGGCAAGTACGTCATCGAAGTGCCGGACGCGTGGGACGCGACCGACCGCTGA
- a CDS encoding MATE family efflux transporter — protein MLDDAKRRARRVAFLFPAALARLGLLDREKGEEAFDLAVPVMVTGGMRTMLRVADFFMVGRALGDEAVAALELGFQYFFIPFGLSLALTSGTISVVSRFEGAGERAKADFAIKQSLWLALLLAVPITAATWVYAEPMLDVLTDDPRTIELGAVYLRIIMLSVAFRFWSMIAARALAGVGDTRTPMYVRLLTLPTNIALNAVLIFGIGPFPELGVAGAAWGTAVANVLAATIFSAALLSGRYSVRLPLRGKQWDWSIASEIVRVGLPLAGTRLSRTLGRFPFLLVLTTLGTPVVAAYAIGRRVMLLALMPAWGYSTASSTLVGQSIGAGDDREAAEYGWQTLRIALATQLLIGAALFAAARPVAAAFGTDHVDLTVTFVRAFGAGVAAFSVSRTMRGGLRGAGDTRWPFYGALAGTYLFKLPVAFLAVAPGVVLFELGGWTLSLGGNHLLSFGGWQFAPGLGLGLVAVYVAIVGDMYLRAAVNVVRFRSGEWKRTARESAVGPETGAD, from the coding sequence ATGCTCGACGACGCCAAGCGCCGGGCGCGCCGCGTCGCGTTCCTCTTCCCGGCCGCGCTGGCCCGCCTCGGCCTGCTCGACCGCGAGAAGGGCGAGGAGGCGTTCGACCTCGCGGTCCCCGTGATGGTCACCGGCGGGATGCGGACCATGCTGCGGGTGGCGGACTTCTTCATGGTCGGCCGGGCGCTCGGCGACGAGGCGGTCGCCGCGCTCGAACTCGGCTTCCAGTACTTCTTCATCCCGTTCGGCCTCTCGCTGGCGCTGACCAGCGGCACCATCAGCGTGGTCTCGCGGTTCGAGGGCGCGGGCGAGCGCGCGAAGGCCGACTTCGCCATCAAGCAGTCGCTCTGGCTGGCGCTGCTGCTCGCGGTGCCAATCACCGCGGCGACGTGGGTCTACGCCGAACCCATGCTGGACGTGCTCACCGACGACCCCAGGACCATCGAACTCGGAGCGGTCTACCTCCGCATCATCATGCTCTCGGTCGCGTTCCGGTTCTGGAGCATGATCGCGGCCCGCGCGCTCGCGGGGGTCGGTGACACCCGGACCCCGATGTACGTCCGGCTGCTCACGCTCCCGACCAACATCGCCCTGAACGCGGTGCTCATCTTCGGAATCGGCCCGTTTCCCGAACTCGGCGTGGCGGGCGCGGCGTGGGGCACCGCGGTCGCGAACGTGCTCGCGGCGACCATCTTCTCGGCGGCGCTGCTCTCGGGCCGGTACTCGGTCCGGCTCCCCCTCCGGGGCAAGCAGTGGGACTGGTCGATTGCAAGCGAAATCGTCCGGGTCGGCCTGCCGCTCGCGGGCACCCGCCTCTCGCGAACGCTCGGGCGGTTCCCCTTCCTGCTCGTGCTCACCACGCTCGGCACGCCGGTCGTCGCGGCCTACGCCATCGGCCGGCGAGTCATGCTGCTCGCGCTGATGCCCGCGTGGGGGTACTCGACCGCCTCCTCGACGCTGGTCGGTCAGTCGATCGGCGCGGGCGACGACCGCGAGGCCGCCGAGTACGGCTGGCAGACCCTCCGCATCGCGCTGGCGACCCAACTGCTCATCGGCGCGGCGCTGTTCGCGGCGGCCCGCCCCGTCGCGGCGGCGTTCGGCACCGACCACGTCGACCTGACGGTCACCTTCGTCCGGGCGTTCGGCGCGGGCGTCGCGGCGTTCAGCGTCTCCCGGACGATGCGGGGCGGGCTCCGGGGCGCGGGCGACACGCGCTGGCCGTTCTACGGCGCGCTCGCCGGGACCTACCTGTTCAAGCTTCCCGTCGCGTTCCTCGCGGTCGCGCCAGGGGTCGTCCTCTTCGAGCTCGGCGGCTGGACGCTCTCGCTCGGCGGAAACCACCTCCTCTCGTTCGGCGGCTGGCAGTTCGCGCCCGGCCTCGGCCTGGGGCTGGTCGCGGTCTACGTCGCCATCGTCGGCGACATGTACCTCCGGGCGGCGGTCAACGTCGTCCGGTTCCGGTCGGGCGAGTGGAAGCGGACCGCCCGGGAGTCGGCCGTCGGACCGGAGACAGGCGCGGACTGA
- a CDS encoding Era-like GTP-binding protein yields MGLFTDLKDSISRVTDKLFSAQEPKRIGIYGPPNAGKTTLANRITRDWTGDAVGPESHIPHETRRARRKENVEIERDGKTVSIDVVDTPGVTTKVDYEEFLDHDMDKDDAVRRSREATEGVAEAMHWLREDVDGVIYVLDSTTDPFTQVNTMLIGIIESQDLPVLILANKTDLEGSSVQRISNAFPQHETIPLSALEGDNMDEVYDKIAEYFG; encoded by the coding sequence ATGGGATTGTTTACGGACCTGAAAGACAGCATCTCCCGCGTTACGGACAAGCTCTTCTCCGCTCAAGAGCCGAAGCGCATCGGTATCTACGGCCCGCCGAACGCCGGAAAGACGACTCTCGCAAACCGCATCACCCGCGACTGGACCGGCGACGCCGTCGGTCCCGAGAGCCACATTCCGCACGAGACCCGCCGGGCACGTCGAAAGGAAAACGTCGAGATCGAACGCGACGGCAAGACGGTGTCCATCGACGTCGTCGACACGCCGGGCGTGACGACCAAGGTCGACTACGAGGAGTTCCTCGACCACGACATGGACAAGGACGACGCGGTGCGTCGCTCCCGCGAGGCCACCGAGGGCGTCGCGGAGGCGATGCACTGGCTCCGCGAGGACGTCGACGGCGTCATCTACGTGCTCGACAGCACGACCGACCCGTTCACGCAGGTCAACACAATGCTCATCGGCATCATCGAGAGCCAGGACCTCCCCGTCCTCATCCTCGCCAACAAGACCGACCTCGAGGGCTCGAGCGTCCAGCGCATCAGCAACGCCTTCCCGCAGCACGAGACCATCCCGCTCTCGGCGCTGGAAGGCGACAACATGGACGAAGTGTACGACAAGATCGCGGAGTACTTCGGGTGA